One segment of Neobacillus endophyticus DNA contains the following:
- the rpiA gene encoding ribose-5-phosphate isomerase RpiA, producing MQEKKLAGEEAVQYIKEGMILGLGSGSTVYFTLQKLGELIKNGLLIKGVSTSNSTTAICQELGIPLIPINEVERIDLTIDGVDEVDNQFNGIKGGGGALLFEKVVASISEKVIWIADSSKLSQNLGNFPLPVEIIPFGYTHVLKKLESQHLNPKLRMKQNEVYKTDSGNYIVDLHLNAIENVNQLSSFLKNITGVVEHGLFINVVDTLIVADQEHVKTTNVK from the coding sequence TTGCAGGAGAAAAAATTAGCTGGAGAAGAAGCCGTTCAGTATATTAAAGAAGGAATGATTCTTGGGTTGGGCAGCGGCTCTACTGTATATTTCACTTTACAGAAGTTAGGTGAGTTAATAAAGAACGGATTATTAATAAAAGGTGTTTCAACATCAAATTCGACTACAGCAATTTGCCAAGAATTAGGCATACCTTTGATTCCCATTAATGAGGTAGAACGAATTGATTTAACGATCGATGGTGTAGATGAAGTAGACAACCAATTTAACGGGATTAAAGGCGGCGGCGGAGCACTTCTCTTTGAAAAAGTGGTGGCGTCCATTTCAGAAAAGGTGATCTGGATAGCAGATTCAAGTAAATTGTCGCAAAACTTAGGAAATTTCCCATTACCTGTAGAAATTATTCCATTTGGATATACGCATGTACTAAAAAAGCTGGAAAGTCAACATCTCAATCCGAAATTGAGGATGAAGCAGAATGAAGTTTACAAAACAGACAGTGGAAATTATATTGTTGATCTACACCTGAATGCCATTGAAAACGTGAATCAGTTAAGTTCTTTTTTGAAAAATATAACCGGTGTCGTGGAGCATGGCTTATTTATAAATGTGGTTGATACTTTAATCGTTGCGGATCAAGAACATGTAAAAACAACAAATGTGAAATAA
- the thrC gene encoding threonine synthase produces the protein MNFISTRGNVGKIGFIDTVLMGLANDGGLLIPEKIPQISEEKLQSMSKLSYQDLAFEIISSYVDGEIPDQELKDLIEKSYGTFRHSEITPVKKIRDNMYVLELFHGPTFAFKDIALQFLGNLYSYVSKKTGETIHILGATSGDTGASAIEGVRGKEGIRICILHPFGKVSQVQELQMTTVHDENVLNLAIKGTFDDGQRMIKELFVDVDYKNKYHLRAINSINFVRILAQTVYYFYAYFQVAKETGKKQVNFSVPTGNFGDIFAGYLAKKMGLPVGKLIVATNENNILEGFVQKGVYRPGEFRSTYSPSMDIQVASNFERYLYYLLDENPAAVSAKMDQFKSEGKIAVNEEQLCQVQEDFAAHGVAGDECLETISKYYDETGYLLDPHTACGVAAYETSNDPKEVCVTLATAHPAKFNESIERCGIEQTFPQQIKELFEKQKYMEVVEADKASIVDNLEKLFSYSVK, from the coding sequence ATGAACTTTATTAGCACACGCGGGAACGTAGGGAAAATTGGTTTTATTGATACGGTCTTAATGGGGCTTGCAAATGATGGAGGATTATTAATTCCAGAAAAAATCCCGCAAATTTCTGAAGAAAAGCTTCAGTCCATGTCAAAGCTTTCTTATCAGGACTTAGCATTTGAAATTATATCTTCTTACGTGGATGGTGAAATTCCTGACCAAGAGTTAAAGGATTTAATCGAAAAAAGCTATGGAACCTTCCGGCATTCAGAGATCACGCCTGTTAAAAAGATCAGGGATAACATGTATGTGCTGGAGCTATTCCATGGCCCGACCTTTGCATTTAAAGATATTGCTCTGCAATTTCTAGGGAATCTATATTCGTACGTCTCCAAGAAGACAGGAGAGACGATTCATATTTTAGGAGCCACCTCAGGGGACACAGGTGCATCTGCCATTGAGGGCGTTAGAGGAAAAGAAGGCATTCGAATTTGTATCTTACATCCATTTGGAAAAGTTAGTCAGGTGCAAGAATTGCAAATGACAACGGTTCATGATGAAAATGTCCTAAATTTAGCGATAAAAGGTACGTTCGATGATGGTCAAAGAATGATAAAGGAATTGTTCGTCGATGTGGATTATAAAAACAAATATCACCTAAGGGCAATTAATTCCATTAACTTTGTGCGAATCCTCGCGCAAACTGTTTATTATTTCTATGCCTATTTTCAAGTAGCGAAAGAGACAGGGAAAAAACAGGTGAATTTCAGTGTGCCTACTGGAAATTTTGGTGATATCTTTGCTGGCTATCTTGCCAAAAAAATGGGTCTTCCGGTTGGAAAACTGATTGTGGCTACGAATGAAAATAATATTTTAGAAGGTTTTGTTCAAAAAGGGGTGTACAGGCCTGGTGAGTTCCGCAGCACTTACAGCCCATCGATGGATATTCAAGTAGCCAGCAATTTTGAACGTTATCTATACTACCTCCTAGATGAAAACCCAGCTGCAGTATCTGCGAAGATGGATCAATTCAAGTCAGAAGGCAAAATTGCCGTCAATGAGGAGCAGCTTTGTCAGGTGCAGGAGGACTTCGCTGCACATGGGGTGGCGGGAGATGAATGCTTGGAAACCATTAGTAAATACTATGATGAAACTGGCTATTTACTAGACCCGCATACTGCCTGTGGAGTGGCTGCCTATGAAACATCCAATGATCCAAAAGAGGTTTGTGTTACCCTTGCAACGGCACATCCTGCCAAATTTAATGAATCTATTGAACGTTGCGGCATTGAGCAAACATTTCCGCAGCAAATTAAAGAGTTATTTGAGAAACAGAAATATATGGAAGTGGTCGAGGCGGATAAGGCTAGTATTGTTGATAACTTAGAAAAGCTTTTCAGTTATTCCGTCAAATAA
- the spxA gene encoding transcriptional regulator SpxA, with amino-acid sequence MVTLYTTPSCASCRKAKAWFEEHDIDFIERNILSSPITVDEIKSILRLTEEGTTEIISTNSKSFQELNINIETLPLNEFYKLMIENPKMLRRPIIHDEKRLQVGYNEDEISSFLPRKLRTFRNENWNKMAN; translated from the coding sequence ATGGTGACTTTATATACAACACCCAGCTGTGCATCGTGCAGAAAAGCAAAAGCTTGGTTTGAAGAACATGATATTGATTTTATTGAGAGAAACATACTGTCTTCGCCCATTACAGTAGATGAAATTAAATCCATTCTTCGCTTAACAGAAGAGGGGACGACAGAAATCATTTCAACAAATTCAAAATCATTTCAGGAATTAAATATCAATATTGAAACGCTGCCGCTGAATGAATTCTATAAATTAATGATCGAGAACCCTAAAATGTTGCGACGACCTATTATCCATGATGAAAAAAGGTTACAGGTTGGTTATAACGAGGATGAGATTTCAAGTTTTCTTCCCCGCAAGCTTCGTACATTTCGGAATGAAAATTGGAATAAAATGGCTAACTAA
- a CDS encoding ABC transporter permease subunit: MKKYKKTIIGSAILLVILLVSCLYPLYGPSNYAKQDFIEDAHGNILGKPPYPPSFSHPLGTNRNGEDLGLLMLYGAKFTLITAFGVAVIRVLIGGLFGIFISLWAPFLKDYMKDFFLPFRYIPPILIAIILMTPIVGGFQDAPVTSIVTCQVIILIFIGLPQVSLMAADLTEELIHTSFVQSSFLMGASKWHIVRRQLLPYIRSFGLMFTVQQLLSTLQTMMHLGIFGLFLGGQTRAGIYGYDNPPKPASLSNEWAGIIGQNYNDFNLVPWNAFIPAFGFFLVILIVNMIKKDLENQTMGFLGVNNRRKKQMEREAAENHSSKQKFEFVHKIQESAKKSV, translated from the coding sequence ATGAAAAAGTATAAAAAAACAATCATAGGCTCCGCCATTTTGCTGGTCATCCTACTTGTAAGTTGTTTATACCCCCTTTATGGCCCGTCAAATTATGCTAAGCAGGATTTCATTGAAGATGCTCATGGCAATATTCTTGGTAAGCCTCCATATCCTCCATCTTTCAGTCACCCGCTGGGAACCAATCGAAATGGGGAAGATCTCGGTCTGCTGATGCTTTATGGTGCGAAATTTACTCTCATCACCGCTTTTGGCGTTGCCGTTATCAGAGTCCTTATTGGCGGCCTGTTTGGGATCTTTATCTCATTATGGGCACCATTTTTAAAAGATTATATGAAAGATTTCTTTCTGCCGTTTCGTTATATTCCCCCAATTCTTATCGCCATCATTTTGATGACTCCGATTGTGGGCGGCTTTCAGGATGCACCTGTGACATCCATAGTTACTTGCCAAGTTATTATTCTTATTTTTATTGGATTACCTCAAGTATCGCTAATGGCAGCAGATTTAACAGAGGAACTTATACATACATCTTTTGTCCAAAGCTCTTTTCTAATGGGGGCAAGCAAATGGCATATCGTGAGAAGACAATTGCTGCCATATATTCGTTCATTTGGGCTTATGTTTACCGTTCAGCAGCTGTTGAGTACTCTGCAAACGATGATGCATCTAGGGATATTTGGTCTTTTTCTTGGTGGTCAAACTCGCGCAGGAATATATGGTTACGATAATCCTCCTAAACCAGCTTCATTATCAAATGAATGGGCAGGGATCATCGGCCAGAATTATAACGATTTTAATTTGGTACCCTGGAATGCATTTATTCCAGCATTTGGGTTCTTTTTAGTTATTCTAATAGTGAATATGATCAAAAAAGATCTTGAGAATCAGACAATGGGTTTTCTTGGAGTAAATAATAGACGGAAAAAACAAATGGAAAGGGAAGCAGCGGAAAACCATTCTTCTAAGCAAAAATTTGAATTCGTTCATAAGATTCAAGAATCCGCTAAAAAATCAGTTTGA
- a CDS encoding ABC transporter permease subunit, with the protein MKNLVRNVIRVIIVFAGFLFTFNLPYLFGIGKNNKFEINVIPFWQMVKANFLYLLQIKDPRYLGYFKQYSIMENYKYSMTLLLISLAAVILIAVSISISVMLAPKNMREHLIKGIHFFEAVPDLLVIFSIQFLVISFYKSTGFRIFQLYGFFGAKPYFIPIVAVSFLPIFLLSQFLIKVIMEEQSKVYVLYVKAKGMGRLRILFVHIFRNIFSLVLLQLRTVVWVILSNIYLLEYMFDINGFTRIFQKIVFIHADIASLVVCLLMFALPLVAVEAGAWLLSRRMKGKEAAGL; encoded by the coding sequence ATGAAAAACCTGGTCCGGAATGTCATAAGAGTGATCATCGTTTTCGCTGGATTTTTATTTACGTTCAATCTTCCTTATTTATTTGGAATCGGAAAAAATAATAAGTTTGAAATAAATGTTATACCTTTTTGGCAAATGGTTAAAGCGAATTTTCTTTATTTACTGCAAATCAAGGATCCCCGTTACCTAGGCTATTTTAAACAATATTCTATAATGGAAAATTATAAGTATTCTATGACGCTGCTTTTAATCAGCCTTGCAGCCGTTATTCTAATAGCAGTGTCCATAAGTATTTCGGTTATGCTTGCTCCGAAGAATATGAGGGAACATTTAATAAAAGGAATTCATTTCTTTGAAGCAGTTCCGGACTTATTAGTGATATTTTCTATTCAATTTTTAGTGATCTCCTTTTATAAATCAACAGGTTTTAGAATTTTTCAGCTCTACGGATTTTTTGGCGCAAAACCGTATTTCATACCGATCGTAGCTGTTTCCTTTTTACCCATTTTCTTATTGTCACAGTTTCTTATCAAAGTCATTATGGAAGAACAAAGTAAAGTTTACGTCCTTTATGTAAAAGCGAAAGGAATGGGCCGGTTAAGAATTTTATTTGTACATATTTTTCGAAATATTTTTTCCCTTGTGCTACTGCAATTGAGGACAGTGGTATGGGTCATCTTGTCCAATATTTATCTTTTGGAGTACATGTTTGATATTAATGGATTTACACGTATTTTTCAGAAAATCGTTTTTATTCACGCTGATATTGCTTCGCTTGTCGTCTGCTTGTTAATGTTCGCTCTTCCACTCGTAGCGGTGGAAGCTGGAGCGTGGTTGCTTTCAAGGCGTATGAAAGGTAAGGAGGCTGCTGGTTTATGA
- a CDS encoding IS1182 family transposase, with protein sequence MAIIRQGSLFGLQELYDLEPTHRFEAVFSAINIEPIFSVVTKKSRFGRPVELNYAAMIYSLVARLMERIPFIKDLVMRLKNDMVFRLDCGFLVSDTVPSEAAYSRMVTILSESNVLEKVKETILYQAITEGFVTDDTVALDATHFEAKDQAPQKEEKPKNEPKKRGRKSKEEREQWLIEKADRETNLPLFEKKIEEQLDVTLDHLRAEIPKNPEWGVKKNSEGKNVFWYGYKAHLAVGTKSQYILQSLFSSGNLNDGKAAIPLLKGIQERVQLSTLRYHTMDAGYDYEPIYEQIHRMGHQSVIAYNKRNEPEIEGFDKHFAPTCFREHSYRYDSFDPKYKTLKYTHPKECKNCPLANEGICQKTYKIKITTDLRKYTAPARGSKAWKTVFKRRTAVERVNAYLKLYFQLDNVRYRTGKRAKVHFDLVTLVYNASKLAVDRIRKMLECPQQQVA encoded by the coding sequence ATGGCTATTATAAGACAAGGAAGCCTATTTGGACTACAAGAATTATACGATTTAGAACCTACCCATCGTTTTGAAGCTGTTTTTTCTGCTATCAACATTGAACCAATCTTCTCTGTGGTAACGAAGAAATCTCGTTTTGGTAGACCTGTTGAACTGAACTATGCAGCTATGATTTACTCTTTAGTTGCCCGATTAATGGAACGAATTCCTTTTATTAAAGATTTGGTGATGAGATTAAAAAATGACATGGTTTTCCGTCTAGACTGCGGATTTTTGGTTTCTGATACTGTACCTTCAGAAGCAGCTTATTCAAGAATGGTGACAATCCTCAGTGAATCTAACGTTCTTGAAAAGGTTAAGGAAACGATTCTTTATCAAGCCATTACAGAAGGATTTGTCACTGATGATACAGTAGCTCTTGATGCCACACACTTTGAAGCAAAAGATCAGGCACCTCAAAAAGAGGAAAAACCAAAAAACGAACCTAAGAAACGTGGGCGTAAATCGAAAGAAGAAAGAGAACAATGGTTGATTGAAAAAGCTGATCGCGAAACCAATCTACCTCTTTTTGAAAAGAAAATTGAAGAACAGTTAGACGTTACTTTAGATCATCTTCGTGCTGAAATTCCCAAAAACCCTGAGTGGGGTGTAAAGAAAAACAGCGAAGGAAAGAACGTATTTTGGTATGGATATAAGGCTCATTTAGCTGTTGGAACAAAAAGCCAATATATTCTTCAATCGCTTTTCTCTTCTGGTAATTTGAATGACGGAAAGGCTGCGATTCCTTTATTAAAAGGAATTCAAGAGCGTGTTCAACTTTCAACTTTACGGTACCATACGATGGATGCTGGGTATGATTACGAACCGATTTATGAACAAATTCACCGGATGGGTCACCAATCTGTTATTGCCTATAACAAGCGTAATGAACCTGAGATAGAAGGTTTTGATAAACATTTCGCCCCCACTTGTTTCCGGGAACACTCGTATCGATATGATAGTTTCGATCCGAAATACAAAACTCTCAAATATACACATCCAAAAGAATGTAAAAATTGCCCTTTAGCCAATGAGGGTATTTGCCAAAAGACCTATAAAATAAAAATCACGACAGATCTTCGAAAATATACAGCACCGGCCCGTGGTTCGAAAGCTTGGAAAACTGTCTTTAAACGACGTACCGCTGTGGAACGTGTGAATGCTTATCTCAAGTTATACTTTCAACTAGACAATGTTCGTTATCGAACAGGAAAGCGTGCCAAAGTTCATTTTGACTTAGTCACCTTAGTTTATAATGCCTCAAAATTAGCAGTTGATCGTATCAGAAAAATGTTAGAATGCCCGCAACAACAAGTAGCGTAG
- a CDS encoding BA3454 family stress response protein gives MIEVFVTVQYKDRNYQTNVIVKKDTTWEKIKQLAEDQVKKQWEV, from the coding sequence ATGATTGAAGTATTTGTAACAGTACAGTATAAAGATCGAAATTATCAAACCAATGTCATCGTGAAAAAAGATACGACTTGGGAAAAAATTAAACAATTAGCAGAAGATCAGGTAAAGAAACAATGGGAAGTGTAA
- a CDS encoding amino acid permease, producing MLNDKGEKRKKVMSILKSMKTGIILPHGEKVDQEKRQGHLNAFSLAGIGIGGVIGAGFFLGSGLAVREAGPSVTLAFLLGGMVMMQVLGAMTSINVNRLEPGSFRVYVQEFLGSYAGFLLGWSVFISSILGVGSEAIAMGVFAHYWFPHLPLPIFAMSFLVIIILMNMMNMDKFGKIESGMAALKVIALLAFILIGGYALFLHSNFSPQRPFSGWIAFFPKGYFGLLQSMLVIIFSFAGISAVAMAGRQVTRPLVEIPRAGMMMSIGAIGLYVLSMLVLVMILAWNSVSTNKSPFVQAFQTIGFNWAAIAMNGIILLAAFSVMAASYYASIELLVSLSTAKQAPSYFLQHSHRGFYRNAWLAVAIGALIVVGMSFLLPSSIYNYLISASSYFTFLNWSLNLVTYLIWRKKKKENETFDSRLIWGRPGAYGTIIAIVILFIMSLRVHDFRMGFYAAAGFISMISISYVFWSRKHLHLT from the coding sequence ATGCTAAATGATAAAGGTGAAAAAAGAAAGAAGGTGATGAGCATTTTAAAATCTATGAAAACGGGGATCATTTTACCTCATGGTGAGAAGGTCGATCAAGAGAAACGTCAGGGACATCTTAATGCCTTTAGTTTGGCGGGTATTGGAATTGGAGGTGTAATTGGTGCCGGTTTCTTCCTTGGATCAGGTTTGGCTGTACGGGAAGCAGGGCCTTCTGTTACACTCGCCTTTTTATTAGGCGGTATGGTGATGATGCAAGTTCTTGGAGCGATGACAAGCATTAATGTCAACCGGCTCGAGCCTGGTTCATTTCGAGTGTATGTCCAGGAATTTTTAGGCTCCTATGCCGGTTTTTTATTGGGATGGTCTGTGTTTATTTCCAGTATTCTCGGGGTTGGCTCGGAAGCAATTGCGATGGGAGTATTTGCCCATTACTGGTTTCCACACCTGCCACTGCCTATTTTTGCGATGTCGTTTTTGGTTATCATTATCTTAATGAATATGATGAATATGGACAAGTTTGGAAAAATAGAATCTGGAATGGCAGCATTGAAAGTAATAGCCCTTCTTGCTTTCATTCTTATAGGAGGTTACGCACTTTTCTTACATAGTAATTTTTCCCCTCAGCGGCCTTTTTCGGGTTGGATTGCCTTTTTTCCTAAGGGGTATTTCGGTCTGCTGCAATCCATGTTAGTTATTATTTTTTCCTTTGCTGGGATAAGTGCGGTAGCTATGGCAGGGCGTCAGGTAACAAGACCGCTGGTGGAGATCCCGAGGGCTGGCATGATGATGTCCATTGGCGCTATTGGATTATATGTATTATCCATGCTGGTCTTAGTTATGATCCTAGCATGGAATTCTGTTTCGACGAACAAATCTCCTTTTGTTCAAGCTTTTCAAACGATCGGATTCAATTGGGCTGCGATAGCCATGAATGGCATCATATTGTTAGCAGCTTTTTCGGTGATGGCAGCAAGTTACTATGCATCCATTGAATTACTCGTGTCTCTCTCGACAGCAAAACAAGCTCCATCCTATTTCCTCCAGCACTCTCATCGCGGTTTTTATCGCAATGCTTGGCTGGCAGTTGCAATTGGTGCCTTGATTGTCGTAGGAATGTCATTCCTGCTTCCTTCTTCTATTTATAATTATTTAATTTCAGCTTCTTCTTATTTTACGTTTTTGAACTGGTCGCTTAATCTTGTCACCTACTTGATTTGGCGGAAAAAGAAAAAGGAAAATGAAACCTTTGATTCAAGGCTGATTTGGGGCAGGCCTGGGGCATATGGAACCATAATAGCCATTGTCATCCTATTCATCATGAGCCTGCGTGTTCATGATTTCCGAATGGGATTTTATGCAGCAGCAGGTTTTATTTCTATGATCAGTATTTCTTATGTTTTTTGGTCACGTAAGCATTTACATCTTACCTAG
- a CDS encoding IDEAL domain-containing protein has product MSYQNTILKIGDWIKAKSRSGELIIGYVESQSSEIQKGEVKVTVVRSDHNETVGKTILLSSRQVKSLPVSNVTNKAQIQFLIDLALLTKDKTWFMELTSELNSMNQLIQEEA; this is encoded by the coding sequence ATGTCTTATCAAAATACCATTTTAAAAATAGGTGATTGGATTAAAGCAAAATCGCGGAGTGGGGAATTAATTATTGGATATGTTGAATCTCAGTCATCAGAAATTCAAAAAGGAGAAGTAAAGGTGACCGTCGTGAGGAGTGATCATAACGAGACCGTTGGAAAAACCATCTTACTTTCAAGTCGACAGGTGAAAAGTTTACCTGTTTCTAATGTTACAAATAAGGCGCAAATTCAATTTCTTATAGATTTGGCACTTTTAACAAAAGATAAGACCTGGTTTATGGAACTTACTTCCGAGCTAAACTCCATGAATCAGCTTATACAGGAGGAAGCTTAA
- a CDS encoding RrF2 family transcriptional regulator — MNSDFTLAIHSLTFLALQPDRMSTSEAISESACVHPVRIRKVLSMLKKHGFIKSKEGTGGGFIFALDLSEVNLWDIYMLTSEGALQPKCPDSNERCIVGANMQGVLFSIFLGAEEHLGEYLKNYTIKEIVDLVNKCL, encoded by the coding sequence ATGAATAGTGATTTTACACTTGCCATTCATAGTTTAACTTTTCTAGCGTTGCAGCCCGACCGGATGTCAACAAGTGAAGCTATTTCAGAAAGTGCTTGCGTTCATCCTGTACGCATTCGAAAAGTGCTAAGTATGTTGAAAAAACATGGATTTATAAAATCGAAAGAGGGAACGGGAGGCGGATTTATTTTTGCTTTAGACTTAAGTGAAGTAAATCTTTGGGACATATACATGCTCACCTCCGAAGGTGCTCTGCAACCTAAGTGTCCGGATTCAAATGAACGGTGTATTGTGGGTGCCAATATGCAGGGTGTTTTATTCAGCATTTTTTTAGGTGCAGAAGAACATTTAGGTGAATACCTAAAGAACTATACCATAAAAGAGATTGTCGATCTGGTTAATAAGTGTCTGTGA